The sequence TAAACATAGCCTTTGATGGTCAGGGAACAACAAATATCATGACAAGACTTGAGGCATTCATGCATCAGGTAAAAGAGAATTTTAACACCCATGGATAATCCTGCATTAGAGATAATTATAATACTGATCCTCATTGTTTTAAACGGTGTCTTTTCTGCCGGAGAGATCTCTATAATTTCTTCAAGGAAGAGCAAGATAAAGGAACTCATTGATGAGGGAAAAGACCAAAGGGCAAAGACCCTTCTAAGCATGAAGGAGAATCCCGAGAGATTCCTGTCTGCGGTCCAGATAGGCATTACCTTATTTGGCACCCTTGCCTCTGCCATAGGTGGTGTCCTTGCAGTTAAGCATATCATGCCTTTGATAAATCAAATTCCTTTTATAAACAGGTTTTCAGAATCTATTGCTGTCGTCATCGTTGTTGTCTTTCTCACATACCTCTTCCTTATCGTAGGCGAGCTTGTGCCTAAATATATTGGGATGAATTATAGAGAAAAGGCAGCAGTGCATATAGCGCCGCTGCTGGAGTTAACAGCGAGGTTCTTGTTTTTTTTCGTGGACCTCCTTACTATTTCCACTAATTTTGTAATTAAACGTCTTAACCTAAAGAAGATAGAGGAACATATAAGTGAGCAGGAGATCAAGATGCTCGTAGAGGAAGGGAGAAGGAAAGGCATCTTCAACAAGACAGAAGAGGAACTCATCCATGGGGTATTCGAATTTGCAGATAAGTCTGTAAAGGATATTATGGTGCCTAAACCAAATATATACGGTATAGATATAGACAAAGGAAGAGATGAAATATTGCAATATATTATAGATAATGAGTTCTCCCGATACCCTGTATACAGAGATTATATAGACAACATAATAGGTATTGTATATCACAAGGATATAACAAAATTTATATGGAATAAAGAGAGCTTTGACTTGAATAAACTCATTAGAAAGCCTTTTTTTGTCCCTGACACCATGAAGATAAGCATACTTCTTAAAGAGATGCAGAAGAGGCATGTCCACATGGCTGTTGTGGTAGATGAGTATGGGACAACCGTAGGTATTGTCACCCTTGAGGATATTATGGAAGAGATATTTGGGGAGATTATGGATGAGACCGATGTGGACGATAGGCTGGAAAGGCAGAAAGATGGCTCCATACTGGTGGATGCCTCATATTCCATAAGGGATATAAATAACACCCTTAAGCTTGGTCTTCCTGAGTCTCCTGATTATGAAACAATAGGCGGTTTTGTATTGTGGGAATTGCAGGATATAGCTAAAGGCGGGGAGATTGTAAACTATGGGCCATATAAATTCATTGTTGTGGGGGTAAAAGATAGAAGGATAACAAAGATAAAGATAGAGAAGACACATTTAGCACAAAGGCATAAGAGATAATAAGTCTATTTTTATAGAGTTCTTTTACAGGATTATAAATGGAGAACCATTATGGCAAGGAGGTATATATGGATGATGAGCGCAACAGGTTTCTTACGGAATTGATGGGACAGTGCTGGCATGATTATGATATTGATAAACCTATAAACACATATTCTCTCGAGGCATTCATATGTAAGAAATGTAAGGGGTTTATCCTGGGAAACAATGATTTTTCCCAGGAAGAGGATTTTATGAGGCTTTTTAACTGGGCAAAAGATCAGGAAAAGCTGAAAAAAATAACAGAAGAATACAATGAAGGTGATTTTCGCGACCCTGAGAGAGGAAAACTATATCGTGAGAGATTTGCAAACAGTATTTATGACTTTTTTAAGTAAAGTCTTTAGTATGAGACTTTGAGTGATGCCTAAGATCATTATATGCATTGACATGGATGCATTCTTTGCATCTGTAGAGCAAAAGACAAACCCCAGACTTAGAGGCAAACCTGTGGCTGTCATAGGTTCAGGAACAAGGACTGTGATTACCACAGCATCTTATGAGGCAAGGCCGTATGGTGTAAAGACCGGCATGACCGTATATGAGGCAAAAAAACTGTGTCCCCATATAATCTTTGTGGTAGGGGATAACGAAAGATATACTGACACATGCAGGAGGCTTGAAGAGATATATAAGAGATTCACCCCTCAGGTAGAGATATACTCCATTGACGAGGCATTTCTTGATGTCACAGGGAGTCACCATCTTTTCGGTGGCCCTGAAAAGATATGCACCGATTTAAAGACCATTATAAGGCAGCAGTTTGGAATAAACTGCACAATAGGTATAGGACCAAATATACTTATTGCTAAGCTTGCCAGTGATATATCAAAGCCAGATGGATTTAGGTGGGTCAAAGAGGATGAGGTTGGTGACCTCCTGGAGGGTATGCCTGTGGAAGAGCTTTGGGGTATAGGCCCAGGCATTAAAAAGAGGCTTGCATCATTAGGCATAAGGACATGCGGTGAACTGGGTAGGGCACACCTTGAGGTCCTTCGGAGAAACTTTGGTATTATAGGGGTCACATTGAAGGCAATGGGAAAAGGGATATATGAAAGGCCTGTCATCGGCCATGAGGATGAACCAAAATCCATAGGCCATAGTATGACCCTGCCAAAAGATATCTATAAAAGGGAAGAGATAGAATCTTATATATTACAACTCAGTGAGATGGTGGGTAAGAGGGCAAGGAGATACGGTTATGCAGGCAAGGTAATATCCCTTACCATAAGATACAAAAACTTTGAAACATATACAAAACAGAAGGCAATACCTTTTTATACCAATGATACCCATGAGATATACCATTATGCCCTTGCGATCCTTGATTCCATAAAACTTAAGGACAGCATAAGACTCCTCGGTGTAAGGCTGTCAAATATATTGAAAGAGTCAGGACAGATGACTCTCTTAGATGATATGGAAAAAAGGAAATCCCTCCTCAAGGCTATGGATGTTGTATGTGATAGATATGGTGACCATGCCCTTGTATGGGCATCATACTTAAGGAGGCTGGAGAGACCAAAGGTCATATCTCCTGCATGGAGACCATCAGGTATAAAAGATATCCACATAAAGTGAACTGCCTTAAGACATATCTCCTGATTATTCAGAGAAGATCTTTCCGGGGTTTAAGATATTGTTAGGGTCAAAAAGTCTTTTTATGCCCTTCATGGTATCTATGACCTCTGGTGACAATTCCATACCTATATATGCTGCCTTTGATGTGCCTATACCATGCTCTCCTGAGAGGGTTCCACCTAATCTTATGGTCTCTTCAAATATTGCCTTGACAGCCTCTTCTGCCTTTGCCCTGTCTTCCGGGGTATCTTTAATCATGATGCTAACATGGAAATTTCCGTCTCCTGCATGACCAAAGCTGAGTATGGGTATGCCGAATCTCTTTCCCATCTCTTCAAGTGCCCTGATCAGCTTGGGTATATTAGACCTGGGGACAACCACATCCTCTGCAATCTTGACAGGGTTTAAATTATATGTTGCCTGGGAAAGGGTGCGTCTTGCCTGCCACAGTCTATCTGCTTCTTTAGGGTCTTCTGTGAGGTCACACCTGATGGCATTTTTTTCAAGAACGATCTTTCTTATCTTCTCTGCCTGGATTTTAATAGATTCCTTGTCTCCATCTACCTCGATGAGCAACAAACCTCCTATACCTTCAGGGAGACCCATGGGGTTTGCCTGTTCACTACATTTTATAGATGCCTTATCCATGAATTCTATGGTGGATGGGACGATCTTGGCTGCGATTATAGCAGATACTGTCTCTGCAGCCTCTTCAACCTCCTGAAAGAGTGCCAGTATGGTTGCCTTTGATTCAGGTAGGGGTATGAGTTTTAGTATAATCTTTGTAATGACACCGAGGGTCCCTTCACTGCCTACAAAAAGCCTTGTGAGGTCGTATCCCACAACCCCTTTCATGGTTCTTACCCCTGTATTTATTATCTCGCCTGTGGGTTTTACAACCTCAAGTCCGATGACATAATCCCTTGTAACCCCGTATTTTAATGAATTAGGGCCACCAGCACATTCTGCTGCATTGCCCCCTATGCTGGAATATTTATAAGAAGCAGGGTCTGGTGGATAGAAAAGCCCATATTTTGCCACCTCCTGCTGAAGTTCAAAGGTTATCACCCCTGGTTCTACAACTGCTATGAGGTTTTCAGGATCTATCTCCAGTATCCTATTCATCCGTGTAAACACAAGGACTACTCCACCTGTAACAGGGATTGAACCACCTGTGAGTCCTGTTCCTTGACCCCTCGGTATCACAGGAAATAGATATTTATTGGCAAGTTTTAGAATAGACGAAACCTCTTTTGCAGATGATGGAAATACTACCAGATCAGGAATAGCGCCATCTGTCCTTGCATCGTAGGAATAACATTTTCTATCCTCTAAAGAGGTGAGATAGTTCTTCTCGCCTACAATCTTTTTGATCTCTTCTAAGACATTTGCTGCTAATGACATATTAAATTCACCTTTAGATCGGAATATTTTTCTATTTTTTCAATATAATCAATCAACTGGAGCCTTATGGATGCTCATTTAATCCACTTCTTAAGTGGAATTTTGTTAAATTTATCCATAAGGGGTTTGGGGATGTGCCCCAGTGCATAACCATATTGTAGATGTTAACACATTTTTTCAATCTTTTCATAATTAAAATGCATTTATACTATGAAAAATCATTGACAAAATTGTGTAATTCATATTAAATGTTTGTGAATTTTTTTTCAAAGCAAACAATAAACGAAAGGAGTGGGATATGAGAGACGTTGTAATCGTTTCCTGTGTAAGAACACCTATTGGTCAGTTTGGTCAGTCGCTAAAAGATGTGTCTGTAGTTCAGCTTGGTGGGACTGTTATTAAGGAGGCTCTAAGGAGGGCAGGCATAAGACCATCAAAAAATAAAGATAAAGATGTGGCGCCTGATATTTTTGAAGGAAAAACAGATACAGAACTTGAGGCAAAGGCATATGATTATGATAGTAGCCTTAAAGAGGTTGTCATTGATGAGGTTGTAATGGGTAATGTCATCCAGGGAGGCCTGGGACAGAATTCAGGAAGACAGGCAAGTATCTATGGTGGAATACCTAAAGAGACAGCAGCATACACAATAAACAAGGTATGTTCATCTGGTTTGAGGGCAATAATAAACGGTATCCAATCAATTGCTGTTGGTGACAATGATGTAGTTGTTGCAGGCGGCATGGAGAATATGAGCCTTGCTCCTTTTGCACTTCCAGGATTACGTTGGGGTGCAAGGATGTTTGACACAAAGGCAATAGACCTTATGGTCCTTGATGGAGTCTGGGAGATATTCTATGGTTATCACATGGGTATGACTGCAGAGAATATTGCAGCAAAATACAATATTTCCAGGCTTGAACAGGATGAATTTGGTCTATTAAGTCATCAAAGGGCAAGAAAGGCGATAAAAGACGGGCTCTTTAAAGATGAAATAATCCCTGTTAAGATACCACAGAAAAAAGGTGATCCTATAATCTTTGATACCGACGAAAGGCCAATGGATACCACCCTTGAAAAGATGTCTAAACTCGCCCCTGCATTTAAAAAGGATGGAACGGTAACAGCAGGTAATGCATCAGGTCTAAATGATGCAGCAGCTGCAGTTGTTCTCATGACAAGAGATAAGGCAAAAGAGTTGGGCATTAAACCCATGGGCAGGATGATAGCATGGGCAAACGGCGGCGTAGACCCAGCCTATATGGGCTTAGGACCTATTCCTGCCATAAGGAAGGCACTTAAAAAGGCAAATCTCACCATCGACCAGATAGACCTTATTGAACTCAATGAGGCATTTGCATCCCAGTCCATTGCCTGTATAAGGGAATTAAAGATAAACATGGATAAATGCAACCTCTTTGGCGGCGGTATTTCCCTTGGACATCCCATTGGATGCACAGGTGCAAGACTTGTAACAACGGCGCTTTATCAGATGAGAAGGCTCGGTCTCAAATATGGTCTTGTCTCCATGTGTATAGGTGGTGGTATGGGTCTTGCAGCAGTCCTTGAGTGTGAGGGATAACCATGGAATACAAGAATCTTATAATTGAGATTAAGGATAAGATTGCCATAGTCAAGATAAATAGGCCTAAGGCTCTCAATGCACTTAATTCAGAGACCCTTGATGATATAAAAAATGCAGCCATTGAGTTGGAAACAAACAAAGATGTATGGGTTATTATTATAACCGGGGAAGGCGAGAAGGCATTTATAGCAGGGGCTGACATACTTGAGATGAAGGACATGACAGCCTTGGAAGGTATGCAATTTTCCCAGAGAGGTCACGAGGCTTTATTTGCTCTTGAAAATATGTCAAAGCCAATAATTGCAGCGGTAAACGGTTTTGCCCTTGGTGGAGGTTTTGAAGTGGCAATCGCCTGCGATATTATCTACGCATCTGATAAAGCAAAGGTAGGTTTTCCTGAGACTACACTTGGGATACATCCCGGCTTTGGAGGGACACAGAGGGCTGCAAAATTAGTAGGACTTGCAAAGGCAAAAGAGATGATCTTTACAGGTAAGATGATAAGTGCGCAGGAGGCATATGAGATGGGATTTATCAATAAGATAGTGCCCCATGAAAGCCTCATGAAAGAGGTGATGGACCTGGCAGAAAAGATAAAATCCAACGGTCCTTTTGCCGTCCGCCTTGCCAAGGAGTGTGTGAATAAGAGTCTTTATCTTGATATGGAATCGGCATTGATGCTTGAAGCAAAGGATTTCGGTCTTTGTTTTGCCACAAAAGACCAGAAAGAAGGAATGACAGCTTTTGTAGAAAAGAGAAAACCCATGTTTAAGGGTGAATAAAAAAAATAAAAGGAGGATACTGTGAAGATAGTTGTGTGTATTAAACAGGTTCCTGATACTGAAGCAGAGATCAAGTGGGATATCCCAAAGGGGACACTTAAGAGGGATGCCATGGAGGCAACAATCACCAATCCATTCGATGAATTTGCCATTGAAGAGGCACTTCTCACAAGGGAAAATTATGACGGTGATATTATTGCTATAAGCATGGGTCCTGAAAAGGCAAACGACGTCCTCAGGAATGCCCTTGCTCTCACAGTGAATGAGGTTCATAGACTTACTGATGACGCATTCGCCGGTTCTGACACCTATGCAACAGCCTATGTTTTGGCATCGGCGATCAAGAAGATAGGTGATGTGGATTTGGTATTCACAGGCAAACAGTCAACAGATGGAAATACCGGTGTTGTAGGTGCCATGCTGGCATCCATACTGGGCTTTAGCCAGCTCACCTATGTTTCTAAGGTCAGGTCGATTGATGCTGGGGCAAAGAAGATAGTGGTAGAAAGGGCGATAGAAGGCGGAGTAGAGGTTGTAGAGGCTAAATTACCTGCTGTTGTGTCAGTTATAAAGGGAATAAATGAGCCCCGTCTTCCTAACCTTATGGGTATCAGAAAGGCATCCAAGATTGCCATACCAGAATGGAATGCCGGAGACCTCGGGGTTGATGCAGGAAAGGTTGGTTCAGCAGGGGCATCAACAAAGGTTGTTGAGATTGCAGTGCCACCTCCAAGGGGAGCAGGCGAGATACTCAAGGGCGAGCTGGAAGATATTGCAAATGCCCTTACTGATAAACTAATTGACTTGAAAGTCATAAAATAACCAGGAGGAGGGACAATAATGGCTAACGATGTATGGGTATATATAGAGCATAAGGAAGGGGCAGTAACCCCTATGTCATTTGAATTACTGGGTATTGGTAAGACCATGGCAGCAGATCTTGGATCAAACGTATGTGCCTTTGTCATCGGTGATGGTGTTGATGCCATTGCAAAAGAGGCGGTTGCCTATGGTGCATCAAAGGTTTTTGTGGTAGAAGGCGCAGTATATAAAAATTTCATGCCTGATGCATACTCAAAGGCAGCAAGTTTTCTACTGGACAAATATAAACCAGAGGTGGCACTTTTTAGGGCAACAAGCCAGGGCACAGATTTGGCAGCAGCAACCGCAGGTCTTCTTGGCTTTGGTCTCTGCACAGATGCCATTGGTTTAAAGGTAGATGGAGGACAGGTAAAACTTACAAGGGCAGCTTTTGGTGGTAACTACACTGTGACAGTAGTAAATGAAAAGGCAAAACCACAGATAGCAACCGTGAGACCTAAATCATTTGCCATGCCAGAAAAGAACGATGCAAATCAGGGTGAGGTGGTAAAAGAGGCA is a genomic window of Syntrophorhabdaceae bacterium containing:
- a CDS encoding hemolysin family protein, producing MDNPALEIIIILILIVLNGVFSAGEISIISSRKSKIKELIDEGKDQRAKTLLSMKENPERFLSAVQIGITLFGTLASAIGGVLAVKHIMPLINQIPFINRFSESIAVVIVVVFLTYLFLIVGELVPKYIGMNYREKAAVHIAPLLELTARFLFFFVDLLTISTNFVIKRLNLKKIEEHISEQEIKMLVEEGRRKGIFNKTEEELIHGVFEFADKSVKDIMVPKPNIYGIDIDKGRDEILQYIIDNEFSRYPVYRDYIDNIIGIVYHKDITKFIWNKESFDLNKLIRKPFFVPDTMKISILLKEMQKRHVHMAVVVDEYGTTVGIVTLEDIMEEIFGEIMDETDVDDRLERQKDGSILVDASYSIRDINNTLKLGLPESPDYETIGGFVLWELQDIAKGGEIVNYGPYKFIVVGVKDRRITKIKIEKTHLAQRHKR
- the dinB gene encoding DNA polymerase IV produces the protein MPKIIICIDMDAFFASVEQKTNPRLRGKPVAVIGSGTRTVITTASYEARPYGVKTGMTVYEAKKLCPHIIFVVGDNERYTDTCRRLEEIYKRFTPQVEIYSIDEAFLDVTGSHHLFGGPEKICTDLKTIIRQQFGINCTIGIGPNILIAKLASDISKPDGFRWVKEDEVGDLLEGMPVEELWGIGPGIKKRLASLGIRTCGELGRAHLEVLRRNFGIIGVTLKAMGKGIYERPVIGHEDEPKSIGHSMTLPKDIYKREEIESYILQLSEMVGKRARRYGYAGKVISLTIRYKNFETYTKQKAIPFYTNDTHEIYHYALAILDSIKLKDSIRLLGVRLSNILKESGQMTLLDDMEKRKSLLKAMDVVCDRYGDHALVWASYLRRLERPKVISPAWRPSGIKDIHIK
- a CDS encoding FAD-linked oxidase C-terminal domain-containing protein, whose protein sequence is MSLAANVLEEIKKIVGEKNYLTSLEDRKCYSYDARTDGAIPDLVVFPSSAKEVSSILKLANKYLFPVIPRGQGTGLTGGSIPVTGGVVLVFTRMNRILEIDPENLIAVVEPGVITFELQQEVAKYGLFYPPDPASYKYSSIGGNAAECAGGPNSLKYGVTRDYVIGLEVVKPTGEIINTGVRTMKGVVGYDLTRLFVGSEGTLGVITKIILKLIPLPESKATILALFQEVEEAAETVSAIIAAKIVPSTIEFMDKASIKCSEQANPMGLPEGIGGLLLIEVDGDKESIKIQAEKIRKIVLEKNAIRCDLTEDPKEADRLWQARRTLSQATYNLNPVKIAEDVVVPRSNIPKLIRALEEMGKRFGIPILSFGHAGDGNFHVSIMIKDTPEDRAKAEEAVKAIFEETIRLGGTLSGEHGIGTSKAAYIGMELSPEVIDTMKGIKRLFDPNNILNPGKIFSE
- a CDS encoding acetyl-CoA C-acetyltransferase; this encodes MRDVVIVSCVRTPIGQFGQSLKDVSVVQLGGTVIKEALRRAGIRPSKNKDKDVAPDIFEGKTDTELEAKAYDYDSSLKEVVIDEVVMGNVIQGGLGQNSGRQASIYGGIPKETAAYTINKVCSSGLRAIINGIQSIAVGDNDVVVAGGMENMSLAPFALPGLRWGARMFDTKAIDLMVLDGVWEIFYGYHMGMTAENIAAKYNISRLEQDEFGLLSHQRARKAIKDGLFKDEIIPVKIPQKKGDPIIFDTDERPMDTTLEKMSKLAPAFKKDGTVTAGNASGLNDAAAAVVLMTRDKAKELGIKPMGRMIAWANGGVDPAYMGLGPIPAIRKALKKANLTIDQIDLIELNEAFASQSIACIRELKINMDKCNLFGGGISLGHPIGCTGARLVTTALYQMRRLGLKYGLVSMCIGGGMGLAAVLECEG
- a CDS encoding enoyl-CoA hydratase-related protein, translating into MEYKNLIIEIKDKIAIVKINRPKALNALNSETLDDIKNAAIELETNKDVWVIIITGEGEKAFIAGADILEMKDMTALEGMQFSQRGHEALFALENMSKPIIAAVNGFALGGGFEVAIACDIIYASDKAKVGFPETTLGIHPGFGGTQRAAKLVGLAKAKEMIFTGKMISAQEAYEMGFINKIVPHESLMKEVMDLAEKIKSNGPFAVRLAKECVNKSLYLDMESALMLEAKDFGLCFATKDQKEGMTAFVEKRKPMFKGE
- a CDS encoding electron transfer flavoprotein subunit beta/FixA family protein, yielding MKIVVCIKQVPDTEAEIKWDIPKGTLKRDAMEATITNPFDEFAIEEALLTRENYDGDIIAISMGPEKANDVLRNALALTVNEVHRLTDDAFAGSDTYATAYVLASAIKKIGDVDLVFTGKQSTDGNTGVVGAMLASILGFSQLTYVSKVRSIDAGAKKIVVERAIEGGVEVVEAKLPAVVSVIKGINEPRLPNLMGIRKASKIAIPEWNAGDLGVDAGKVGSAGASTKVVEIAVPPPRGAGEILKGELEDIANALTDKLIDLKVIK
- a CDS encoding electron transfer flavoprotein subunit alpha/FixB family protein, with translation MANDVWVYIEHKEGAVTPMSFELLGIGKTMAADLGSNVCAFVIGDGVDAIAKEAVAYGASKVFVVEGAVYKNFMPDAYSKAASFLLDKYKPEVALFRATSQGTDLAAATAGLLGFGLCTDAIGLKVDGGQVKLTRAAFGGNYTVTVVNEKAKPQIATVRPKSFAMPEKNDANQGEVVKEAFTVADADLHCKVLEFVKAATTVNLVEADIIVSGGRGVGKPEGFDLLKQLADVLGGAVGASRAAVDSGWIPYEHQVGQTGKTVKPKIYIACGISGAIQHLAGMRTSDCIVAINKDPDAPIFKAATFGIVGDYTQVVPKLIEKFKSKLNK